A window of Campylobacter ureolyticus contains these coding sequences:
- the bioA gene encoding adenosylmethionine--8-amino-7-oxononanoate transaminase, with protein sequence MNFFITATNTDVGKTFVTSSLLKAFLDENLNTVAIKPVQSGCEEGTLTDAMAYTKISSKNNFTPRYALKFPSSPAYAAKKEGINIEFNEILKYCNEFLQTYENVLVEGAGGLFVPLNEKSYIIDFIQALNLPVVLVCKNELGVINQILLSIEALENRGLKLDLIVLNFSDLSDEISLSNLEYLKDKFNCDIINLEPNLSIQKASLKFRNFIKNYKKTDDFIDLEFDKHHLFHPYTSSIKPLKTYGVSNAKDSYIYINDEKFQNKALIDGMSSWWCAYLGYKNADFNKAIIKQINKFSHVMFGGLTHAPAINLGKKLLSLMPENMDKIFYSDSGSVSVEVALKMALQFQQNKNPNKTKIATFKGGYHGDTFGAMSVCDPVTGMHSLFKETLAKQIFMPKPTSKFGFKFDERSLEKMKKIIYENKDHIAAIIVEPIVQGAGGMWFYHENYLKFLREICYEIDALLIFDEIATGFGRLGEMFAYKIANVSPDIICIGKALTGGVMSFGATICSKEVADGICENDRVFMHGPTFMANPLACSVAIKSLEILENLNFKEKVKHIEKLLKDELMKCYDFQSVKDVRVLGAIGVVEIDKEVNTENIQSFFVENGVWIRPFGKNIYIMPHFTQNDKELKTLCNAIYNAIKFKKYE encoded by the coding sequence ATGAATTTTTTTATAACCGCTACCAACACAGATGTTGGTAAAACTTTCGTAACTTCATCACTTTTAAAAGCTTTTTTAGACGAAAATTTAAACACTGTTGCCATAAAACCAGTTCAAAGTGGCTGTGAAGAAGGAACTTTAACCGATGCTATGGCTTATACAAAAATTTCAAGTAAAAATAACTTTACTCCGAGATATGCTTTAAAATTTCCATCATCACCAGCATATGCTGCAAAAAAAGAGGGCATAAATATAGAATTTAATGAAATTTTAAAATACTGCAATGAGTTTTTACAAACTTATGAAAATGTTTTAGTAGAAGGAGCTGGAGGGCTTTTTGTTCCACTTAATGAAAAAAGCTACATTATAGATTTTATACAGGCTTTAAATTTACCTGTTGTTTTAGTTTGTAAAAATGAACTTGGTGTTATAAATCAAATTCTTTTAAGCATAGAAGCTTTGGAAAATAGAGGTTTAAAACTAGATTTAATAGTGTTAAATTTTAGTGATTTAAGCGATGAGATAAGTCTTTCAAATTTAGAATATTTAAAAGATAAATTTAACTGTGATATTATAAATTTAGAGCCAAATTTAAGCATTCAAAAAGCATCTTTAAAATTTAGAAATTTTATAAAAAATTATAAAAAAACTGATGATTTTATCGACTTAGAGTTTGATAAACATCATCTTTTTCATCCATATACCTCATCGATAAAACCTCTTAAAACTTACGGTGTAAGCAATGCAAAAGATAGCTATATCTATATAAATGATGAAAAATTTCAAAATAAAGCATTAATTGATGGGATGAGCTCTTGGTGGTGTGCGTATTTAGGCTATAAAAATGCCGATTTTAACAAAGCCATAATTAAGCAAATTAATAAATTTTCTCATGTTATGTTTGGAGGGCTAACTCACGCTCCAGCTATAAATTTAGGTAAAAAACTACTTTCTTTAATGCCAGAAAATATGGATAAAATTTTTTATAGCGATAGTGGATCAGTAAGCGTGGAAGTAGCTTTAAAAATGGCACTTCAATTTCAGCAAAACAAAAATCCAAATAAGACAAAAATAGCAACTTTTAAAGGTGGTTATCACGGAGATACATTTGGTGCGATGAGTGTTTGTGATCCAGTAACTGGAATGCATTCTTTGTTTAAAGAAACTTTAGCAAAGCAAATTTTTATGCCAAAACCAACTTCAAAATTTGGCTTCAAATTTGATGAAAGAAGTCTTGAAAAAATGAAAAAAATCATCTATGAAAATAAAGACCATATTGCAGCCATCATAGTTGAGCCAATTGTTCAAGGAGCTGGTGGGATGTGGTTTTATCATGAAAATTACCTTAAATTTTTAAGAGAAATTTGTTATGAAATAGATGCACTTTTAATCTTTGATGAAATTGCAACAGGCTTTGGAAGATTAGGTGAAATGTTTGCTTATAAAATAGCTAATGTAAGTCCTGATATAATATGCATTGGAAAAGCGTTAACTGGCGGAGTTATGAGCTTTGGGGCTACAATTTGCTCTAAAGAAGTAGCTGATGGAATTTGCGAAAATGACAGAGTTTTTATGCACGGTCCAACATTTATGGCAAATCCTTTAGCTTGCAGTGTAGCAATAAAAAGTTTAGAAATTTTGGAAAATTTAAATTTTAAAGAAAAAGTTAAGCATATAGAAAAACTACTAAAAGATGAACTTATGAAATGCTATGATTTTCAAAGCGTTAAGGATGTTAGAGTTTTAGGTGCTATTGGAGTTGTAGAGATTGATAAAGAAGTAAATACAGAAAATATCCAAAGTTTTTTTGTAGAAAATGGAGTTTGGATAAGACCTTTTGGCAAAAACATCTATATAATGCCGCATTTTACACAAAATGATAAAGAATTAAAAACTCTTTGTAATGCGATTTATAATGCAATTAAATTTAAAAAATACGAGTAA
- a CDS encoding M16 family metallopeptidase, protein MKKIILILSIFLSICFGFKNDENLKIGKLDNGFSYYLYKNQTPKDSISLILYFNVGSSDELENEKGIAHFVEHMAFNGTKDYTKNDLIKALESLGVKFGADLNAATSFNETIYKLDIKKENLDKALSVLSNMGFKALFEKDDLEAEKGVIIEEERNRKNAYVRIMDQGLKYFYPNSIYASRLPIGDMNIIKNATPALLKGFYNKFYTPNNAKLIIVGDFNESETKTLIKKYFNNIKNNDFAKRADKSISYFNDLVIFNPNDEEIANNSVSIMFEDTPYKLNSIENLEKEYKNRFISKMFSLLNEKRKSKSKTLLTTNYYDINLYNLKKLNSFYATVVKDDVNASLSELISIIKTVQKNGFNKDDFLSAKKELLAQNLANFEKKQKRYNSEIVSEILNLIEDDTTFLSPKDEKEISQNIIDKMTLDEINKEFKKSVSSSGVLVNLTTKKPISLSKDEFKILQENAQILKDDSLNLPKTILEKKLANKSPISSSVDKNLIYKFEFTNGAKVYFKEINTNKDTIYFKAFKKGGLTNFDDIINLNFAINISNGSGIGKFNDYEVRKITAGQMFEYKKFIDKTSLGYIGNAQVKDFENLLKAFFTDFENPKIDDEYLKRYQTLALDLLAKNLNHSDYKFEKEFNEFYFNNSYKMRFSSKDDILNLDKNNLENMLKKAFLNAGEYDFVFVGDMSPKEFIKISKNYIGNLSADINQTFIKDDGIRQILGRKNFTRKYLQENSSKNSVFINSYDLNYTPKNALALSLGTDILNILLREKIREEDSMVYGIYAHNELQNKPYKEASISIYFTSDVKNINTIVKNVKNTINLLKTSYDDEKELKSVKLALKVKLEKLYQTPNFWLNQLSQDLLYEKYFYNYDEMMSLIDSITLNDIKRVVNLAYNLDNFIVKSNIYKGAK, encoded by the coding sequence ATGAAAAAAATTATTCTCATTTTGTCCATTTTTTTATCTATTTGTTTTGGTTTTAAAAACGATGAAAATCTAAAAATAGGTAAATTAGATAATGGATTTTCATACTATCTTTATAAAAATCAAACTCCAAAAGATAGCATTAGTTTGATACTTTATTTCAATGTTGGATCAAGTGATGAGCTTGAAAATGAAAAAGGGATTGCTCATTTTGTCGAACACATGGCATTTAACGGTACAAAAGATTATACAAAAAATGACCTTATTAAAGCACTTGAAAGTTTAGGGGTAAAATTTGGAGCTGATTTAAACGCTGCAACTAGTTTTAATGAAACTATTTATAAACTTGATATAAAAAAAGAAAATTTAGATAAGGCATTGAGTGTTTTATCAAATATGGGCTTTAAGGCTTTGTTTGAAAAAGATGATTTAGAGGCTGAAAAAGGGGTAATCATCGAAGAAGAAAGAAATAGAAAAAATGCCTATGTTAGAATAATGGATCAAGGATTAAAATATTTTTATCCAAACAGCATCTATGCAAGTAGACTACCAATTGGTGATATGAATATAATAAAAAATGCAACTCCAGCTCTTTTAAAAGGGTTTTATAATAAATTTTACACTCCAAATAATGCAAAATTAATAATAGTTGGAGACTTTAATGAAAGCGAAACTAAAACTCTCATAAAAAAGTATTTTAATAATATAAAAAATAATGATTTTGCAAAAAGAGCGGATAAAAGCATAAGTTATTTTAACGATCTTGTTATTTTTAATCCAAACGATGAAGAGATAGCAAATAATTCAGTTTCTATAATGTTTGAAGATACGCCTTATAAATTAAATAGCATTGAAAATTTGGAAAAAGAGTATAAAAATAGATTTATTTCAAAAATGTTTTCTTTGCTAAACGAAAAAAGAAAGTCTAAAAGCAAGACGCTTTTAACCACAAATTATTATGATATAAATTTATACAATTTAAAAAAACTAAACTCATTTTATGCAACAGTTGTAAAAGATGATGTTAATGCTAGTTTGAGTGAGCTTATTTCAATTATTAAAACAGTTCAAAAAAATGGCTTTAATAAAGATGATTTTTTAAGTGCAAAAAAAGAACTTTTAGCACAAAATTTAGCAAATTTTGAAAAAAAACAAAAAAGATATAACTCTGAAATAGTTTCTGAAATTTTAAATTTAATAGAAGATGACACAACTTTTTTAAGCCCAAAAGATGAAAAAGAAATAAGTCAAAATATTATTGATAAAATGACTCTTGATGAGATAAATAAAGAGTTTAAAAAAAGTGTTTCAAGTAGTGGAGTTTTAGTAAATTTAACAACAAAAAAACCTATTTCTTTAAGCAAAGATGAGTTTAAAATTTTGCAAGAAAATGCTCAAATTTTAAAAGATGATAGTCTAAATTTGCCTAAAACCATTTTAGAAAAAAAGCTAGCAAATAAATCCCCAATAAGCTCTAGTGTTGATAAAAATTTAATATATAAATTTGAATTTACAAATGGTGCAAAGGTCTATTTTAAAGAGATAAATACAAATAAAGATACCATTTATTTTAAAGCTTTTAAAAAAGGCGGTCTTACAAATTTTGATGATATTATAAATCTTAACTTTGCTATAAATATTTCAAATGGAAGTGGAATTGGTAAGTTTAACGATTATGAGGTTAGGAAAATAACAGCTGGACAGATGTTTGAATATAAAAAATTTATCGATAAAACATCTTTAGGGTATATTGGAAATGCTCAAGTTAAAGACTTTGAAAATTTGTTAAAAGCATTTTTTACTGATTTTGAAAATCCAAAAATAGATGATGAGTATCTTAAAAGATATCAAACATTAGCACTTGATCTATTGGCTAAAAATTTAAATCATTCAGATTATAAATTTGAAAAAGAGTTTAATGAGTTTTATTTTAACAACTCCTATAAAATGCGTTTTTCAAGTAAGGATGATATTTTAAATTTAGATAAAAACAACTTAGAAAATATGTTAAAAAAAGCTTTTTTAAACGCAGGAGAGTATGATTTTGTATTTGTAGGAGATATGAGCCCAAAAGAATTTATTAAAATTTCTAAAAATTATATTGGAAATTTAAGTGCAGATATAAATCAAACTTTTATAAAAGATGATGGCATCCGCCAAATTTTAGGAAGAAAAAATTTTACAAGAAAATATTTGCAAGAAAACTCATCTAAAAACAGTGTTTTTATAAATAGTTATGATCTTAACTACACACCTAAAAATGCGCTTGCATTAAGTCTTGGAACAGATATTTTAAATATACTTTTAAGAGAAAAAATAAGAGAAGAAGATTCTATGGTTTATGGAATTTATGCTCACAATGAGCTTCAAAACAAGCCTTATAAAGAAGCAAGTATCAGTATTTATTTTACAAGCGATGTAAAAAACATAAATACAATAGTCAAAAATGTTAAAAATACAATAAATTTATTAAAAACTTCTTACGATGATGAAAAAGAACTTAAAAGTGTAAAACTTGCTTTAAAAGTAAAACTAGAAAAACTTTATCAAACACCAAATTTTTGGCTAAATCAGTTAAGTCAAGATTTGCTTTATGAAAAGTATTTTTACAATTATGATGAAATGATGAGTTTAATTGATAGCATAACTTTAAATGATATAAAAAGAGTTGTAAATTTGGCATATAATTTAGATAATTTCATCGTTAAATCAAATATTTATAAAGGCGCAAAATAG
- a CDS encoding Ppx/GppA phosphatase family protein yields the protein MSNDCLVGVDLGSNSLKISLMNAKFEVLKTDEFGIQSAFGLKENLSDIAKNKIILALEKISKNYDLKNALAVATEAFRVAKDSGEFFKLLNDKFGIKFEVISPLKECELTKLAVYKRCEMLGASTSNLAIVDLGGASCEIVLDEKFKSFKFGIIKVFNNFLNLENIEKNAKFITKEANKFLKNLKPKNIVLNSTISKKLLNLKQNYKNSKILEFDDFKKLKKLILNNTKSHLKNSDEQAMDSQILSERNLLLCGIYLYENILKGFDDFIIIDYGLKEGVIIEKILKKEIL from the coding sequence ATGAGTAATGACTGTTTGGTTGGAGTTGATTTAGGCTCAAACAGTTTAAAAATTTCTTTGATGAATGCTAAGTTTGAGGTTTTAAAAACTGATGAATTTGGCATTCAAAGTGCTTTTGGCTTAAAAGAAAATTTAAGTGATATCGCTAAAAATAAAATCATACTTGCTTTAGAAAAAATATCAAAAAATTATGATTTAAAAAATGCATTGGCTGTTGCAACGGAAGCATTTAGAGTTGCAAAAGATAGTGGTGAGTTTTTTAAATTATTAAATGATAAATTTGGTATAAAATTTGAAGTAATAAGTCCTTTAAAAGAGTGCGAGCTAACAAAACTTGCAGTTTATAAAAGATGTGAAATGCTTGGTGCTAGCACTAGCAATCTTGCCATAGTTGATCTTGGTGGTGCTAGTTGCGAAATCGTGCTTGATGAAAAATTTAAAAGCTTTAAATTTGGCATCATAAAAGTTTTTAATAATTTTTTAAATTTAGAAAACATAGAAAAAAATGCAAAATTTATAACAAAAGAAGCAAATAAATTTTTAAAAAATTTAAAACCAAAAAATATTGTCTTAAATTCTACTATTTCAAAAAAACTACTAAATTTAAAGCAAAATTATAAAAATTCAAAAATTTTAGAATTTGATGATTTTAAAAAACTTAAAAAGCTTATTTTAAATAATACAAAATCACATCTTAAAAACTCAGATGAGCAAGCCATGGACAGTCAAATTTTAAGTGAAAGAAATTTGCTACTTTGTGGAATTTATCTTTATGAAAATATTTTAAAAGGCTTTGATGATTTTATAATTATTGATTATGGTTTAAAAGAAGGTGTTATTATAGAAAAAATTTTAAAAAAGGAAATTTTATGA
- a CDS encoding threonine/serine exporter family protein, whose translation MKPEINELTNFLADYADALSGVGAYNARVIRCVKRIASHYGYNASIFILIKFINLTVSNKTNPEIRKSFIKDATQKEINLETISDLSALSWAVSDEDLSLKEAKDIYQKIIAKKKRNILITFALTSIAFGAFCRLFGGDIFGVVFVIFGTFCGVLSKFLLSLKKVDIRITYIFCAFISSFIAYLGYKFGFSKTPEASISSSILYLFPGIALINSMFDILDKNVLIGLSRAVNATILILCMSIGIYITLSLVNFGLIK comes from the coding sequence TTGAAGCCAGAAATCAATGAACTTACAAATTTTTTAGCTGATTATGCAGATGCGCTAAGTGGCGTAGGAGCATATAATGCAAGAGTTATAAGATGCGTTAAAAGAATAGCTTCACACTATGGATATAATGCTTCTATATTTATACTTATTAAATTTATAAACCTGACTGTAAGCAACAAAACAAACCCTGAAATTAGAAAGTCTTTTATAAAAGATGCAACTCAAAAAGAGATAAATTTAGAAACTATTTCGGATCTTAGCGCATTAAGCTGGGCGGTAAGCGATGAAGATCTAAGCCTTAAAGAAGCAAAAGATATTTATCAAAAAATTATAGCAAAGAAAAAAAGAAATATTTTAATTACTTTTGCTTTAACAAGTATAGCTTTTGGAGCATTTTGTAGGCTTTTTGGTGGAGATATCTTTGGAGTTGTGTTTGTGATTTTTGGGACATTTTGTGGAGTTTTATCAAAATTTTTGTTGAGTTTAAAAAAAGTTGATATTAGGATAACTTATATATTTTGTGCTTTTATATCATCATTTATTGCATATTTAGGATATAAATTTGGATTTAGTAAAACACCTGAAGCTTCAATTAGTTCAAGTATTTTATATCTTTTTCCAGGTATTGCTTTAATAAATTCAATGTTTGATATTTTAGATAAAAATGTTTTAATAGGACTTAGTAGAGCCGTAAATGCTACTATTTTAATACTTTGTATGAGTATTGGAATTTATATAACTTTATCATTAGTAAATTTTGGACTTATAAAATGA
- a CDS encoding sodium:solute symporter family protein, with protein MSILFFIYLFIIYFIGYLEFKKTKNVTHYTISSKNASWYLVGGSIIASCIGGSATIGVISLSYEVGFPAIWWLLSGASGLLVLCIFLAKKIAISKALTMPEMIEYYIGKKARFIASIIIVLAWSSILAAQLLASAWILAAILKIPFNFAVFVSAFIIITYSILAGQASILKSDLAQTMLMFITFFIIILWFVFVKDVSIANLNFELLNDKFTISKWSYFMLIIGGSYVVCPMLFGRVLSAKSKFDAKFGVAFGVIGIIIGAIMVVLIGLISQNLINPTVINDQILTKDICETLPPFLGAILLVVLFSAIISSADSCLITASSVFCNDILKTKSLKIYRVFTILFGLFALLLTFGKKNILGYLLGANDIYVSGVVLVVFMAMISRKKLNENICLFAMIIGGGVGLIGAMSDEKIYSFIALFLAFIISILAHFKGGRVEARNQ; from the coding sequence ATGAGCATATTATTTTTCATATATTTATTTATAATTTATTTTATAGGATACTTAGAGTTTAAAAAAACTAAAAATGTTACCCACTATACAATTTCTAGCAAAAATGCCTCTTGGTATTTAGTTGGTGGCTCAATTATCGCATCATGTATTGGAGGAAGTGCAACAATAGGCGTAATAAGCTTAAGTTATGAAGTTGGTTTTCCAGCCATTTGGTGGCTTTTAAGCGGAGCAAGTGGACTTTTAGTTTTATGTATATTTTTAGCTAAAAAAATAGCTATCTCAAAAGCTCTTACAATGCCTGAAATGATAGAGTATTATATAGGAAAAAAAGCAAGGTTTATAGCTTCTATTATTATAGTTCTTGCTTGGAGTAGTATTTTAGCAGCACAACTTTTAGCAAGTGCTTGGATACTAGCTGCTATTTTAAAAATTCCATTTAATTTTGCTGTTTTTGTAAGTGCGTTTATCATAATTACTTATTCTATTTTAGCAGGTCAAGCAAGTATTTTAAAAAGTGATTTGGCACAAACTATGTTGATGTTTATAACATTTTTTATAATTATTTTATGGTTTGTTTTTGTCAAAGATGTATCTATAGCAAATTTAAATTTTGAGCTTTTAAATGATAAATTTACCATTTCAAAATGGAGTTACTTTATGCTTATAATTGGTGGAAGCTATGTAGTTTGTCCAATGCTCTTTGGAAGAGTTTTGAGTGCAAAAAGCAAATTTGATGCAAAATTTGGTGTAGCTTTTGGCGTTATAGGTATTATAATAGGCGCTATCATGGTTGTTTTAATAGGTCTTATTTCACAAAATTTAATAAATCCAACGGTTATAAACGATCAAATTTTAACGAAAGATATTTGTGAAACTTTACCGCCGTTTTTAGGAGCTATTTTATTAGTAGTTTTATTTTCAGCTATTATTTCATCGGCTGATTCATGCTTAATTACTGCAAGTAGCGTTTTTTGTAATGATATCTTAAAAACAAAGTCGCTAAAAATTTATAGAGTTTTTACTATTTTATTTGGTCTTTTTGCCCTACTTCTTACTTTTGGCAAAAAAAATATTTTAGGATATTTACTTGGAGCAAATGATATTTATGTAAGTGGAGTTGTTTTAGTTGTTTTTATGGCTATGATAAGTAGGAAAAAATTAAATGAAAATATATGTTTATTTGCTATGATTATAGGTGGAGGAGTTGGACTTATAGGAGCGATGAGTGATGAAAAAATTTACTCATTTATAGCTTTATTTTTAGCATTTATTATTTCAATTTTAGCACATTTTAAAGGAGGGAGAGTTGAAGCCAGAAATCAATGA
- a CDS encoding threonine/serine exporter family protein, producing MSMFLIDAVFAAIAGLGFSYANKPPRRILLFCTMLGGFGYSLRVIFMNYLSYTISTFISAICISFVAVFLARKVKTPIEIIAFPSLLPMIPGLYAYKAMLAMFLFIQTNVENKKSHYLVEIFDYGSTAVSAIFALAVGVSVVILIFYEKSFTMTRNKDFKKRYLD from the coding sequence ATGAGTATGTTTTTAATAGATGCAGTATTTGCTGCAATTGCCGGACTTGGTTTTTCATACGCTAATAAGCCACCTAGGAGAATTTTACTCTTTTGTACTATGCTTGGTGGTTTTGGATACTCTTTAAGAGTTATTTTTATGAACTATCTAAGCTACACAATATCAACTTTTATAAGTGCAATTTGCATAAGTTTTGTAGCTGTTTTTTTAGCTAGAAAAGTAAAAACTCCTATTGAAATAATCGCATTTCCATCACTTTTGCCAATGATACCAGGACTTTATGCCTACAAAGCTATGCTTGCAATGTTTTTATTTATCCAAACAAATGTTGAGAATAAAAAATCTCACTATTTAGTTGAAATCTTTGACTACGGCTCAACAGCAGTTTCAGCTATATTTGCTCTAGCTGTTGGAGTTAGCGTTGTAATATTAATTTTTTATGAAAAATCTTTTACAATGACTAGAAATAAAGATTTTAAAAAAAGATACTTAGACTAA